One genomic region from Ralstonia pickettii DTP0602 encodes:
- a CDS encoding signal peptide protein codes for MPCLSRLPGWRVQCEPVGAREIARAPAATQRRTTVPVPATLACMRIRQTPLSASLGPAALAAALLWVLPVPLMATAAPALTRNAAASAPVAPVIDEAEALSRMLKGAATGQNTGAAGVPELLRSTARPDNVLARACRQLNDALPIEIDGETRLRRCQSIPGKHVLFQLELTNYRGPMLDLASFEVNYAAPLQRNICANRDVEILTKLGVSLMFRYMTRKDRGERRVGDVYINSPICTAALR; via the coding sequence GTGCCGTGCCTTTCACGCCTGCCGGGGTGGAGAGTACAATGCGAGCCTGTCGGCGCGAGAGAGATCGCCAGAGCGCCGGCGGCCACGCAGAGACGGACGACAGTACCGGTCCCGGCAACGTTAGCTTGCATGAGAATACGACAAACGCCGCTTTCCGCTTCGCTTGGCCCGGCCGCACTCGCGGCTGCGCTGCTGTGGGTGCTACCCGTGCCATTGATGGCCACGGCCGCGCCGGCACTGACGCGCAACGCCGCCGCCTCGGCGCCGGTCGCCCCAGTGATCGATGAAGCCGAGGCCTTGTCGCGCATGCTCAAGGGCGCGGCCACCGGCCAGAACACCGGCGCCGCGGGCGTGCCCGAACTTCTGCGCAGCACCGCGCGCCCGGACAACGTGCTGGCGCGCGCCTGCCGCCAGCTCAACGACGCCCTGCCGATCGAGATCGATGGCGAGACGCGCCTGCGCCGCTGCCAGTCGATCCCGGGCAAGCACGTGCTGTTCCAGCTTGAACTCACCAACTATCGCGGGCCGATGCTGGACCTGGCCAGCTTCGAGGTCAATTACGCCGCGCCGCTGCAGCGCAATATCTGCGCAAACCGCGACGTGGAAATCCTGACCAAGCTTGGCGTCAGCCTGATGTTCCGCTATATGACGCGCAAGGACCGCGGCGAGCGCCGCGTGGGCGACGTCTATATCAACTCGCCGATCTGCACCGCCGCGCTGCGCTGA